ACGGCATCGACTGCCCTCCCCCATACTTAATAAATAGAACTTCATCGAATTTTTTCCAGGCACGGGTTGCATCCCCTCGTATCGCGCTTTATCTTTGCCCCATGAATTTACATGCGAGACAAATAGCTCATACTCAGAAACTGTGGTGGCACGTTCTACCGCAGGGGTCTTTACTGTATTAGATGCGCTTATTTGTTTAAGTACATAGAGCATTACAGATTTCACCCGCTGCTTCACTTTAAAGGCAGCGGGTTTTTTATTTTCTCATAATTGGCATGCATTACGAAGAATTTCTTGACGTCGTTGAAGCAGAACGGGCCGCAGGCCGGCACCAGGTGATCATCCCCCTGGCCCGCCGCTGCAGTGCAGACTTGCTCACACCCGTATCTGCTTTCCTCACATTGCGGACCAACGGGCAGTGTAATTTCTTGCTCGAAAGCGTAGAAGGCGGTGAAAAGCTCGCCCGGTACTCTTTCCTCGGCAGTAATCCCTTCCTGCGGGTCGATTACCGAGACGGCGTTGTACACTACGACGTCCGAACCAAAGACCTGCCCTTCACGCTGCCGGCACCGGACCAGCACGACATTTACGAAGTGCTCGAACATATCATGAGCAGCTATAAAGAAGTCAAACGGCCAGATATGCCGCGTTTGACCTGCGGCGCTGTGGGCTACCTCGGGTATGACACCATAGCTTTGATCGAAAAAATGCCGCCTCCCCCACCAGACGATCTCGTCCTGCCTGACGCGGCCTGGTGTTTTTACGATTCGCTTGTCGCCTTTGACCATGTTAAGCACCAGCTTGTGCTGATGGCTTCGGTCTTTATCAACGAGTCAACCGACTTGCAGGCAGTTTTCACCCGGGCATCAGACAGGCTCGCTGCACTCGAACAAAAACTGCGCAAGGCATCTTTTGAGGTACCGGCGCAGGTGAAATTGCAGTCGCCGGAATTGCAGTCCAATACCACGCGAGACAATTTTGAAGCGGCCATCAACAAAGCCAAACACTACATCCACGAAGGCGACATTTTTCAAGTTGTGCTGTCGCAGCGCTTCTCGGTGCCTTTTGAAGGAGACCACTTCAACCTCTACCGCTCGCTGCGCCAGGTGAATCCGTCACCTTATCTCTTTTATATCGACTATCGCGACTTTACACTCGTGGGGTCTTCGCCCGAAGTATTGGTACGCGTAGAAGAAGGCAAAGCTGAAGTGCTGCCCATTGCCGGCACGCGCAAAAGGGGTAGAACGGTAGCCGAAGACAAAGCGCTCGAAGAAGAACTCCTCGCTGACCCCAAGGAACGCGCAGAACATTTGATGCTGGTTGATTTGGGGCGCA
Above is a genomic segment from Bacteroidota bacterium containing:
- the trpE gene encoding anthranilate synthase component I produces the protein MHYEEFLDVVEAERAAGRHQVIIPLARRCSADLLTPVSAFLTLRTNGQCNFLLESVEGGEKLARYSFLGSNPFLRVDYRDGVVHYDVRTKDLPFTLPAPDQHDIYEVLEHIMSSYKEVKRPDMPRLTCGAVGYLGYDTIALIEKMPPPPPDDLVLPDAAWCFYDSLVAFDHVKHQLVLMASVFINESTDLQAVFTRASDRLAALEQKLRKASFEVPAQVKLQSPELQSNTTRDNFEAAINKAKHYIHEGDIFQVVLSQRFSVPFEGDHFNLYRSLRQVNPSPYLFYIDYRDFTLVGSSPEVLVRVEEGKAEVLPIAGTRKRGRTVAEDKALEEELLADPKERAEHLMLVDLGRNDLGKVCAFSSIEVDRYAFVERYSHVMHIVSSVIGQMRKGLSPLDVLKACFPAGTVSGAPKVRAMEIIGELEVSKRGVYAGAVGYLDYSGNIDTCIAIRTMVVRDGMVHIQAGAGIVADSAPHLEFKETENKARALKQALHVAATDLL